From Triticum aestivum cultivar Chinese Spring chromosome 4A, IWGSC CS RefSeq v2.1, whole genome shotgun sequence, a single genomic window includes:
- the LOC123087849 gene encoding uncharacterized protein isoform X3, protein MRRGRRRRCVEVDVIFLPSNRSNDEHQSLSTVTRGNGKRKRKRCRPRDHQGIALLLFAILHAGEHGRAPDRSYLPADGERGACSPLWYNALLISAPVETRCRDSPYQALFFQLIDGIMEGTYSAVRNEGWSDDVEMRMRD, encoded by the exons ATGCGTCGAGGTCGACGGCGCCGGTGTGTCGAGGTCGACGTCATCTTCCTCCCCAGCAACAGATCCAATGACGAACACCAATCCTTGTCCACTGTGACGCGCGGCAACGGCAAGCGCAAGAGGAAGCGGTGCCGTCCAAGGGACCACCAAGGCATCGCGCTCCTCCTCTTCGCGATCCTTCACGCCGGCGAGCATGGGAGGGCTCCTGACCGCAGCTACCTCCCCGCTGACGGCGAGCGCGGTGCCTGCTCCCCACTATGGTACAACGCGCTGCTTATATCCGCGCCGGTGGAAACCCGATGCAGGGATTCTCCATACCAAG CATTATTTTTTCAGCTGATTGATGGAATCATGGAAGGAACATACAGTGCAGTACGAAACGAGGGATGGTCTGATGATGTTGAGATGA GGATGAGGGATTGA
- the LOC123087849 gene encoding uncharacterized protein isoform X1 gives MRRGRRRRCVEVDVIFLPSNRSNDEHQSLSTVTRGNGKRKRKRCRPRDHQGIALLLFAILHAGEHGRAPDRSYLPADGERGACSPLWYNALLISAPVETRCRDSPYQALFFQLIDGIMEGTYSAVRNEGWSDDVEMSMVLILDHFLFRISDVKMVGVLNVALDKSWEIIRP, from the exons ATGCGTCGAGGTCGACGGCGCCGGTGTGTCGAGGTCGACGTCATCTTCCTCCCCAGCAACAGATCCAATGACGAACACCAATCCTTGTCCACTGTGACGCGCGGCAACGGCAAGCGCAAGAGGAAGCGGTGCCGTCCAAGGGACCACCAAGGCATCGCGCTCCTCCTCTTCGCGATCCTTCACGCCGGCGAGCATGGGAGGGCTCCTGACCGCAGCTACCTCCCCGCTGACGGCGAGCGCGGTGCCTGCTCCCCACTATGGTACAACGCGCTGCTTATATCCGCGCCGGTGGAAACCCGATGCAGGGATTCTCCATACCAAG CATTATTTTTTCAGCTGATTGATGGAATCATGGAAGGAACATACAGTGCAGTACGAAACGAGGGATGGTCTGATGATGTTGAGATGAGTATGGTGCTCATACTGGATCATTTTTTATTCAGAATATCTGATGTTAAAATGGTGGGGGTGTTAAATGTAGCCCTCGACAAAAGCTGGGAGATTATACGACCATAG
- the LOC123087849 gene encoding uncharacterized protein isoform X2: MRRGRRRRCVEVDVIFLPSNRSNDEHQSLSTVTRGNGKRKRKRCRPRDHQGIALLLFAILHAGEHGRAPDRSYLPADGERGACSPLWYNALLISAPVETRCRDSPYQALFFQLIDGIMEGTYSAVRNEGWSDDVEMTGMRD; the protein is encoded by the exons ATGCGTCGAGGTCGACGGCGCCGGTGTGTCGAGGTCGACGTCATCTTCCTCCCCAGCAACAGATCCAATGACGAACACCAATCCTTGTCCACTGTGACGCGCGGCAACGGCAAGCGCAAGAGGAAGCGGTGCCGTCCAAGGGACCACCAAGGCATCGCGCTCCTCCTCTTCGCGATCCTTCACGCCGGCGAGCATGGGAGGGCTCCTGACCGCAGCTACCTCCCCGCTGACGGCGAGCGCGGTGCCTGCTCCCCACTATGGTACAACGCGCTGCTTATATCCGCGCCGGTGGAAACCCGATGCAGGGATTCTCCATACCAAG CATTATTTTTTCAGCTGATTGATGGAATCATGGAAGGAACATACAGTGCAGTACGAAACGAGGGATGGTCTGATGATGTTGAGATGA CAGGGATGAGGGATTGA